The proteins below come from a single Anderseniella sp. Alg231-50 genomic window:
- the narJ gene encoding nitrate reductase molybdenum cofactor assembly chaperone: MNTTLKVLSLLLTYPTADLLNGLPELKTALEQDAALGDRELKLVTRLVDDIGKLDLYDAQERYVFLFDRTRTLSLHLFEHVHGESRDRGQAMVDLMAMYETDGFEIDAKELPDFLPMFLEYLSNKPAAEARELLGQTAHIITVLKQRLRKRDSIYVNAFVALEAIARGKPDAKLVRELLAVPEDDPNDLEALDRIWEEEAVTFGGNAGEGTCGTDRIQRQMRAHQRKPGDDLPGQNNRIGG; the protein is encoded by the coding sequence ATGAATACGACCCTGAAGGTTCTCTCGCTGCTGCTGACATATCCGACGGCAGATTTGCTGAACGGACTGCCGGAGCTGAAGACGGCACTGGAACAGGATGCTGCCCTTGGTGACCGGGAACTGAAACTTGTCACCCGCCTGGTCGACGATATCGGCAAGCTCGACCTGTACGATGCCCAGGAGCGCTATGTGTTCCTGTTTGACCGCACCCGTACGCTGTCCCTGCATCTGTTTGAACATGTGCACGGCGAAAGCCGCGACCGCGGCCAGGCCATGGTCGACCTGATGGCCATGTACGAGACGGACGGTTTCGAGATCGACGCCAAGGAACTCCCTGATTTCCTGCCGATGTTCCTGGAGTATCTGTCCAACAAGCCGGCGGCGGAAGCCCGCGAACTGCTGGGGCAGACAGCGCACATCATCACCGTCCTGAAACAGCGGTTGCGCAAGCGTGACAGCATCTATGTCAACGCCTTCGTTGCGCTTGAGGCAATCGCCCGGGGAAAACCTGATGCGAAGCTGGTGCGCGAGCTGCTGGCCGTGCCGGAAGACGATCCGAACGACCTGGAGGCACTGGACCGGATCTGGGAAGAAGAGGCGGTGACCTTCGGTGGCAATGCCGGCGAGGGAACCTGTGGAACCGACCGGATACAGCGCCAGATGCGCGCCCATCAACGCAAACCGGGCGACGACCTGCCCGGCCAAAACAACCGGATAGGAGGCTGA
- a CDS encoding carbonic anhydrase gives MLSDLLDHNVRWATAKHDEDPEYFDRLSSLQRPDYLWIGCSDSRVPANVITGLEPGEVFVHRNVANLVHRADLNLLSVLEFAVETLEIKHIIVCGHYGCGGVRAAMDGHRHGIIDHWLQPIRDVADVSAQELAAIEDGQSRQDRLCELSIQSQVASLARTPIIQSAWRRGKPLRIHGWVYGLKDGLLRNLDCSTEGLPVSVPTVVADNNCKPGDVING, from the coding sequence ATGCTGTCTGACCTGCTGGACCACAATGTCCGCTGGGCGACGGCGAAGCACGACGAAGACCCGGAATACTTCGACAGGCTGTCCAGCCTGCAACGGCCCGACTATCTGTGGATCGGATGTTCAGACAGCCGGGTGCCGGCCAACGTCATTACCGGGCTGGAACCGGGTGAAGTTTTCGTGCATCGCAATGTTGCCAACCTGGTGCACAGGGCAGACCTGAACCTGTTGTCGGTGCTGGAGTTCGCTGTCGAGACACTTGAGATCAAGCACATCATCGTGTGCGGCCACTATGGGTGCGGCGGGGTGCGGGCTGCCATGGACGGGCACCGGCACGGCATTATTGACCACTGGCTGCAGCCCATTCGCGACGTTGCCGATGTCAGCGCGCAGGAACTTGCTGCTATTGAAGACGGGCAATCGAGGCAGGACCGGCTGTGCGAACTGAGCATTCAGTCCCAGGTCGCCAGCCTGGCACGAACCCCGATCATCCAGTCGGCCTGGCGGCGTGGCAAGCCGTTGCGGATCCACGGCTGGGTTTACGGGCTGAAAGACGGGTTGCTGCGAAACCTGGATTGCTCGACCGAAGGGCTGCCGGTTTCGGTGCCGACCGTGGTAGCCGACAACAACTGCAAACCAGGAGATGTAATCAATGGCTGA
- a CDS encoding hemerythrin domain-containing protein: MKKQEETEVLALETLGNAPPSSQLSEPLDYIFAEHFRQRVLCNALDEIADQEQPDRQMIEAVLRFLRVDFAPHMLDEEHDLFPMLRRRAEPEDRIDDVIGQLTQEHAADRLDAKLITEGLAKVLAGKAVTGVASSLAKLLHRFAENERNHLTLENAIILPLARIRLTADDVRNLAQRMAARRGVDLKELGDAV; encoded by the coding sequence ATGAAGAAACAGGAGGAGACAGAGGTTCTTGCCCTGGAGACGCTTGGCAATGCGCCGCCGTCATCGCAACTTTCCGAACCGCTGGATTACATTTTCGCGGAGCATTTTCGGCAGCGTGTCCTGTGCAACGCGCTGGACGAAATTGCCGATCAGGAACAGCCTGACCGGCAGATGATAGAGGCGGTCCTGCGGTTTCTGAGAGTCGACTTCGCCCCGCATATGCTGGACGAGGAACATGACCTGTTTCCCATGCTGCGCAGGCGGGCAGAGCCCGAAGACCGGATCGATGACGTAATCGGCCAGTTGACCCAGGAGCATGCGGCAGACCGGCTCGATGCCAAACTGATTACCGAAGGACTGGCCAAGGTGCTGGCCGGCAAGGCAGTCACCGGGGTGGCATCTTCGCTCGCCAAACTGCTGCACCGGTTTGCAGAAAATGAACGCAATCACCTTACCCTCGAGAACGCGATCATCCTTCCGCTGGCCCGCATACGGCTGACGGCGGATGATGTGCGCAACCTGGCGCAGCGGATGGCAGCACGCAGGGGTGTCGATCTTAAGGAGCTGGGTGATGCTGTCTGA
- a CDS encoding peptidylprolyl isomerase yields MPPRPAKVIKDVTVNGVLIPEADIMAEAQNHPADTPGAALAQAAHALAVRELLLQEAGRLKVAAPAPAGEGRREETGDDVVIRLLIEQEIDVPQAGEEECRRIYAVNRHRFCSDTIYEARHILFAVEGDDTQAREAVRGKAENLAAHLSLHPEEFAGVAEEFSDCPSGRQGGNLGQLTTGSTVSEFERALETMSAGDTTPKLVESRFGFHLVVVDRKIDGEQLPFENVQARIAAWLDAAAWSKAVAQYISILAGKADIQGVDMEASHGFLVQ; encoded by the coding sequence ATCCCGCCCAGGCCGGCAAAGGTGATCAAGGATGTCACGGTGAATGGAGTGCTCATCCCGGAAGCCGACATCATGGCTGAAGCCCAGAACCATCCCGCAGATACACCCGGTGCCGCCCTGGCCCAGGCAGCCCATGCGCTGGCGGTGCGGGAACTGTTACTGCAGGAGGCCGGCAGGCTGAAGGTTGCGGCACCCGCCCCGGCCGGTGAAGGCCGACGCGAGGAGACCGGTGACGACGTTGTCATAAGGCTGCTGATCGAGCAGGAGATCGATGTGCCGCAGGCCGGTGAAGAAGAGTGCCGGCGGATCTATGCCGTGAACAGACACCGGTTTTGTTCCGACACGATCTATGAAGCGCGCCACATTCTGTTTGCCGTTGAAGGTGACGATACCCAGGCCCGTGAGGCGGTGCGCGGCAAGGCTGAAAACCTGGCTGCTCATCTCAGCCTGCATCCGGAAGAGTTTGCCGGTGTTGCTGAAGAGTTTTCGGACTGCCCGTCAGGCCGGCAGGGCGGCAATCTGGGGCAGCTCACAACGGGTTCGACGGTGTCGGAGTTCGAACGCGCACTTGAAACCATGAGCGCCGGGGACACCACGCCAAAGCTGGTTGAGAGCCGATTCGGTTTTCACCTGGTGGTGGTGGACCGCAAGATCGATGGCGAACAACTGCCCTTTGAAAACGTGCAGGCCCGCATAGCCGCGTGGCTCGATGCGGCGGCCTGGTCGAAGGCGGTTGCACAGTACATTTCCATTCTTGCCGGCAAGGCGGACATACAGGGCGTCGATATGGAGGCATCCCATGGTTTTCTGGTGCAATAG
- the narI gene encoding respiratory nitrate reductase subunit gamma, whose product MPGYINTLLFTVYPYVALAIMIIGSILRYDREPYSWRSGSSQLLRRKQLMWGSVLFHVGILFLLLGHSVGLLTPHSVYEHFLSAEAKQLLAIIAGSIAGVICFIGLCMLMHRRFFDPRIRVTSTFADNAILVILWVQLMLGLITVPYSLQHEDAGVMLALSEWAQRILTLQIDGTASLVAAQAWPYQAHILLGLTIFLIFPFSRLVHMLSVPVRYFWRPGYQVVRERNRRGSSRLPAE is encoded by the coding sequence ATGCCCGGTTACATCAACACACTGCTGTTTACCGTTTATCCGTACGTGGCGCTGGCGATCATGATCATCGGTTCCATATTGCGTTATGACCGTGAGCCCTATTCCTGGCGCTCCGGCTCCTCACAATTACTGCGGCGCAAGCAGCTGATGTGGGGGTCGGTGCTGTTCCATGTCGGCATCTTGTTCCTGCTGCTGGGGCATTCCGTCGGGCTTTTGACCCCGCATTCGGTCTATGAGCATTTCCTGTCTGCGGAAGCCAAGCAATTGCTCGCCATCATTGCCGGGTCGATTGCAGGTGTCATCTGCTTCATTGGCCTGTGCATGCTGATGCACCGGCGGTTTTTCGATCCGCGTATCCGGGTCACGTCGACCTTTGCCGACAATGCAATCCTGGTCATCTTGTGGGTGCAACTGATGCTTGGCCTGATCACCGTGCCGTACTCGCTTCAGCACGAGGATGCCGGTGTCATGCTGGCGCTGTCGGAATGGGCCCAGCGCATTCTCACGCTGCAGATTGACGGCACAGCCAGTCTCGTTGCCGCGCAGGCATGGCCGTATCAGGCGCATATCCTGCTGGGCCTGACGATCTTCCTGATCTTCCCGTTCTCAAGGCTGGTGCACATGCTGTCGGTTCCGGTTCGCTATTTCTGGCGCCCCGGTTACCAGGTTGTGCGTGAACGCAACCGTCGCGGTTCATCGCGGTTGCCGGCGGAGTAA
- a CDS encoding molybdopterin-binding protein: protein MADTAGLAACGCDDPVQVKPRMSVHDAVCRAHALVTKPAEFELIELGGAGNRTLSKDLHAPAPMPFFNNSAMDGFAVRTSCFTGNGPWKLPVTGPLAAGPRPVPSVAETPVAVRIFTGAPVPEGFDAVVMQEDVGMDASHAVFMRKPVAGQNVRQQGEDISRGALLVRAGTRLGPRHIGLLAANGYCAVNAYRRPRVGVFSTGDEVIEAGQSMSVGQLFDANRPMLIRLARQAGADVTDLGIIGDTLDATTSCFARMAGKFDLIVSSGAVSVGGHDFIRPALEKAGGEVAFWQVAMKPGKPVMFGKLGDTVVAGLPGNSLAAYVGFKLFIDGMVARLSGRQDHVHLTTTPAIAGFDWNRWPGRTEYFPVRRAGTDRFGVPVIERLGRGGSASLAPLCHADGIAVVAADIDTVAAGDMLSWHELSDSD, encoded by the coding sequence ATGGCTGATACAGCCGGTCTTGCCGCATGTGGGTGCGATGATCCTGTCCAGGTGAAACCGCGGATGTCGGTGCATGATGCCGTTTGCCGGGCACATGCGCTCGTCACGAAACCGGCAGAGTTTGAGCTGATTGAGCTGGGCGGCGCCGGCAATCGCACCTTGAGCAAGGACCTGCATGCGCCTGCACCAATGCCGTTCTTCAATAACTCGGCGATGGACGGGTTTGCGGTCAGGACGTCATGTTTTACCGGAAACGGGCCGTGGAAACTTCCGGTCACGGGGCCGCTGGCGGCAGGACCGCGGCCGGTCCCCTCTGTTGCCGAAACACCGGTAGCGGTTCGCATATTCACCGGCGCGCCGGTACCTGAGGGCTTTGATGCCGTGGTCATGCAGGAAGACGTCGGCATGGATGCAAGCCATGCAGTGTTCATGCGCAAGCCGGTGGCGGGCCAGAATGTCAGGCAGCAGGGAGAAGACATCTCGCGAGGCGCCTTGCTGGTCAGGGCAGGGACCCGTCTCGGGCCGCGGCATATCGGACTGCTTGCAGCCAACGGGTACTGCGCGGTCAACGCCTACCGACGCCCCAGAGTTGGTGTCTTTTCGACCGGAGACGAGGTCATCGAAGCGGGGCAGTCAATGTCGGTTGGCCAGCTGTTTGATGCCAACCGGCCGATGCTGATCCGGCTTGCGCGCCAGGCAGGTGCCGATGTCACGGACCTTGGCATCATCGGTGACACGCTCGACGCGACCACAAGCTGTTTCGCACGGATGGCCGGGAAATTCGATCTGATCGTCTCATCGGGAGCGGTGTCGGTGGGAGGACATGATTTCATCAGGCCTGCGCTGGAGAAGGCCGGCGGCGAGGTGGCATTCTGGCAAGTCGCCATGAAGCCCGGAAAACCGGTCATGTTCGGCAAACTTGGCGATACCGTTGTCGCCGGGCTGCCGGGCAACTCGCTGGCCGCCTATGTCGGGTTCAAGTTGTTCATCGATGGAATGGTGGCAAGGTTGTCGGGCCGACAGGATCACGTCCATCTCACAACGACCCCGGCGATTGCCGGGTTTGACTGGAACAGATGGCCGGGACGGACCGAATACTTTCCGGTCAGACGGGCAGGGACAGACAGGTTTGGCGTACCGGTCATCGAGCGCCTCGGCCGGGGTGGCTCAGCTTCGCTGGCGCCGCTGTGCCACGCAGACGGCATTGCCGTAGTGGCGGCCGATATCGATACCGTGGCGGCGGGAGACATGCTGAGCTGGCATGAGCTGTCAGATAGCGACTGA